Proteins encoded together in one Mycobacterium noviomagense window:
- a CDS encoding metal-dependent hydrolase family protein — MIVLRAARWADVDSGEVRSPALVVAEGDRIAAVNPSEPVMNSETEIDLGDVTLLPGLMDMELNLLIGGPGGPEGLPSPIHGVQDDPAYRTLRGAVNARTTLEAGFTTVRNLGLMVKTGGYLLDVALQRAIDQGWHIGPRIVPAGHAVTPYGGHLDPTVFQRLAPGIMPLSVAEGIANGVPDVRACVRYQIRHGAKVIKVSASGGVMSHSTSPGSQQYSDEEFAAIADEAHRAGIRVAAHAIGDSAIRACIKAGIDCIEHGFLATDDTIQMMVDHGTFLVSTTYLTDAMAVDRVAPELRKKAAEVFPRAKAMLPKAIAAGVRIACGTDAPAVPHGQNAKELCALVDRGMTPMQAIRAATVTSAELIEADHELGRLAPGYLADIIAVPGDPSHDIATTLDVRFVMKDGHVYKRP, encoded by the coding sequence GTGATCGTGCTGCGGGCCGCCCGCTGGGCGGACGTCGACTCCGGAGAGGTCCGATCACCGGCGCTGGTCGTGGCCGAGGGCGACCGGATCGCAGCAGTGAATCCCTCTGAGCCGGTTATGAATTCGGAAACCGAGATCGACCTTGGCGATGTGACGCTGCTGCCCGGGCTGATGGACATGGAGTTGAACCTGCTCATCGGCGGTCCCGGTGGGCCGGAAGGACTACCGAGCCCCATCCACGGCGTGCAGGACGACCCGGCGTATCGCACCCTGCGCGGCGCGGTCAACGCCCGTACCACCTTGGAGGCCGGTTTCACCACGGTGCGCAACCTAGGCCTGATGGTCAAGACCGGCGGATATCTGCTCGACGTCGCGCTGCAGCGCGCGATCGACCAGGGTTGGCACATCGGTCCCCGGATCGTGCCGGCCGGACATGCCGTCACACCCTACGGCGGGCACCTGGACCCGACCGTGTTCCAGCGGCTGGCGCCGGGCATCATGCCGCTGTCGGTGGCCGAAGGCATCGCCAATGGAGTGCCCGACGTGCGCGCCTGCGTGCGTTACCAGATCCGCCACGGCGCCAAGGTGATCAAGGTGTCCGCGTCGGGTGGGGTGATGTCGCACAGCACGTCGCCGGGTTCTCAGCAGTACTCCGACGAGGAGTTCGCCGCGATCGCCGACGAGGCCCACCGCGCCGGGATCCGGGTGGCCGCCCACGCCATCGGCGACAGCGCGATCCGCGCCTGCATCAAAGCCGGAATCGACTGCATCGAGCACGGCTTCCTCGCCACCGACGACACCATCCAGATGATGGTCGACCACGGGACCTTCCTGGTCTCCACGACGTATCTGACCGACGCCATGGCCGTCGACCGGGTGGCACCCGAGCTGCGCAAGAAAGCAGCCGAGGTGTTCCCACGAGCAAAAGCCATGCTGCCCAAGGCGATTGCAGCCGGAGTCCGGATCGCCTGCGGCACCGACGCGCCGGCGGTCCCGCACGGCCAGAACGCCAAGGAACTGTGCGCGCTGGTGGACCGCGGCATGACGCCGATGCAGGCGATTCGCGCAGCCACGGTCACCAGCGCCGAACTCATCGAAGCCGACCACGAACTGGGCCGGCTGGCCCCCGGTTACCTCGCCGACATCATCGCCGTCCCCGGCGACCCGTCGCACGACATCGCGACCACACTGGACGTGCGGTTCGTGATGAAAGACGGCCACGTGTACAAGCGTCCCTAG
- a CDS encoding MarR family winged helix-turn-helix transcriptional regulator encodes MELTDNILWLLKQAFHFSLKTVNDAISSHGVTTAQIGLMRQLANEPGLSGAELARRLMISPQGVQLAITALERRGLVERKQDPQHGRILQAYLTDQGRAVVSAVLADALAAHERVFGVLDTDERQLLHDLLARVVEEGTGNPLFTDHDESST; translated from the coding sequence ATGGAACTCACCGACAACATCCTGTGGCTGCTCAAGCAGGCCTTCCACTTCTCGTTGAAAACCGTCAACGACGCGATCAGCAGCCACGGGGTGACCACCGCACAGATCGGTCTGATGCGCCAGCTGGCCAACGAGCCGGGCCTATCCGGCGCGGAGTTGGCCCGCCGGCTGATGATCAGTCCGCAGGGCGTGCAGTTGGCAATCACCGCACTGGAGCGCCGCGGTCTGGTGGAGCGCAAGCAAGACCCCCAGCACGGCCGGATCTTGCAGGCCTACCTCACCGACCAGGGCCGCGCGGTGGTTTCCGCGGTGCTCGCCGACGCGCTGGCCGCCCACGAGCGGGTGTTCGGCGTGCTGGACACCGACGAGCGGCAGCTGCTGCACGATCTCCTGGCCCGCGTCGTCGAAGAAGGCACCGGCAACCCACTGTTCACGGATCACGATGAGTCAAGTACTTGA
- a CDS encoding ferredoxin--NADP reductase: protein MDQTVDGFAPLRVKRVVRETADAVSLVFDVPEPLSQRFHYQPGQFLTLRVQVDGQEHRRCYSMSSSPMVADDLRITVKRDPGGVVSNWLNDTASPGDEIHAAPPEGRFVLGDSDRELVAFAGGSRITPVYSLIRSALAVTPRRVRLFYANRSSDSVIFADSLARLAEQHPDRLLIHHHLDEDSGVVQPEEIKSFVADAGDAEFYLCGPREFMDTVEDTVLRTGVATDRIHLERFDVVDASVAAATVTEEVTIRLDRRTTAVPYRAGNTVLQTARLAGLQPPSSCETGSCGTCMARLVEGSVRMINNDALTEEEVAEGWVLTCQSLPITRTLKVVYE from the coding sequence ATGGACCAGACAGTGGACGGCTTCGCGCCGCTTCGGGTCAAACGAGTGGTACGCGAGACCGCCGATGCTGTCTCGCTGGTTTTCGATGTGCCGGAACCGCTTTCACAGCGTTTCCATTACCAGCCGGGGCAGTTCCTCACCCTGCGGGTGCAGGTGGACGGCCAGGAGCATCGGCGCTGCTATTCGATGTCGTCATCGCCGATGGTCGCCGATGACCTGCGCATCACCGTCAAGCGCGACCCGGGTGGTGTCGTGTCGAACTGGCTGAACGACACCGCCTCCCCCGGCGACGAGATCCATGCCGCTCCGCCGGAGGGCCGCTTCGTCCTCGGCGATTCCGATCGGGAGCTGGTCGCATTCGCCGGAGGCAGCCGGATCACCCCGGTGTACTCGTTGATCCGCTCGGCCTTGGCGGTGACCCCGCGGCGGGTGCGGCTGTTCTACGCCAACCGCAGCAGCGACTCGGTGATATTCGCCGACTCGCTGGCCCGGCTGGCCGAGCAGCACCCGGATCGGCTGCTCATCCACCATCATCTCGACGAGGACAGCGGCGTAGTGCAACCGGAGGAGATCAAGTCGTTCGTCGCCGACGCCGGTGACGCCGAGTTCTACCTCTGCGGGCCACGGGAGTTCATGGACACCGTGGAAGACACGGTGCTCCGAACCGGGGTGGCTACCGACCGAATCCATCTGGAGCGGTTCGACGTCGTCGACGCATCAGTTGCGGCAGCGACGGTCACCGAAGAAGTGACGATCCGGCTGGACCGGCGCACAACGGCGGTGCCGTACCGGGCGGGCAACACCGTGCTGCAGACCGCGCGCCTGGCCGGGCTGCAACCGCCGTCGTCGTGTGAAACCGGTTCGTGCGGAACATGTATGGCGAGACTTGTGGAGGGCAGTGTGCGGATGATCAACAACGACGCGCTCACCGAGGAGGAGGTCGCCGAGGGCTGGGTGCTGACGTGCCAATCGCTGCCGATTACTCGGACACTGAAGGTGGTGTACGAGTGA
- a CDS encoding SDR family NAD(P)-dependent oxidoreductase, which translates to MTERVAVVTGGASGMGEATCHELGRRGNKVAVLDINGPAAQRVCDELRGEGVTAVAAEVDVTDRRAVEEAFAKVRSELGPVGILVTSAGMVGFAPFTEITPEAWQRIIDVNLTGTFHCCQVAIPDMVAAGWGRIVMISSSSAQRGSPGMAHYAASKGAVITLTKSLAHEYASAGITVNNIPPSGIETPMQHQSQAAGKLASNEVLASRIPVGHLGTGDDIAAAVGFLCSEEAGFITGQVLGVNGGAVM; encoded by the coding sequence GTGACCGAGCGGGTGGCGGTGGTGACCGGTGGCGCATCGGGCATGGGTGAGGCGACCTGCCACGAGCTGGGCCGGCGCGGAAACAAGGTCGCGGTTCTCGACATCAATGGCCCAGCCGCGCAGCGTGTTTGCGACGAGCTGCGTGGCGAAGGAGTGACCGCGGTGGCGGCCGAGGTGGACGTGACCGACCGGCGCGCGGTCGAGGAGGCATTCGCCAAAGTGCGCAGCGAGCTCGGCCCGGTGGGCATTTTGGTGACCAGCGCGGGCATGGTGGGTTTCGCCCCATTCACCGAGATCACCCCGGAGGCGTGGCAGCGGATCATCGACGTCAACCTCACCGGCACGTTCCACTGCTGCCAGGTCGCGATACCCGACATGGTGGCCGCAGGCTGGGGCCGCATCGTGATGATCTCGTCGTCGTCCGCCCAGCGCGGCTCCCCCGGCATGGCCCACTACGCCGCATCCAAGGGCGCGGTGATCACGTTGACCAAATCGCTGGCGCACGAATACGCCTCGGCGGGCATTACGGTCAACAACATCCCGCCGTCAGGCATCGAAACCCCGATGCAACACCAATCGCAGGCCGCGGGCAAGCTGGCATCCAATGAGGTGTTGGCCAGCCGAATTCCGGTGGGCCACCTCGGCACCGGCGACGATATCGCGGCCGCGGTCGGGTTTTTGTGCTCAGAGGAGGCCGGCTTCATCACCGGCCAGGTGCTGGGCGTCAACGGCGGAGCAGTGATGTGA
- a CDS encoding aromatic ring-hydroxylating oxygenase subunit alpha, with the protein MARWPKPAEGSWTQHYSDLGTGPVSFRDSTSPEFYELEREAIFKRAWLNVGRVEELPRVGSYFTKDIAAAGTSIIVVKGKDQTIRAFHNICRHRGNKLVWNDFPDEETKGACRQFTCKYHGWRYDLDGALTFVQQEAEFFDFDRADYGLRPVHCDVWNGFIFVNFDDEPRQTLREFLGPMITGLDGYPFDKLTERYEWVADNNSNWKIFADAFQEYYHVPSLHPQQVPPEVRDPNAGFECAHFQIDGPHRLVSTAGTRRWLLAPEYMYPIERVTRSGLVGPWRTPDIGELPAGLNPGGIESWGISNFQIFPNLEILIYGGWYLLYRYWPTSHNTHRFEAYTYFSPARSVRERIEHEVAAVVLKEFALQDAGMLGGTQAALETGIVEEFPLSDQEILVRHLHKVVCDWVADYQAERTPVGASHG; encoded by the coding sequence GTGGCGCGATGGCCTAAACCAGCAGAAGGCAGCTGGACGCAACACTATTCGGATCTGGGCACGGGACCGGTATCGTTCCGGGACTCGACGTCGCCGGAGTTCTACGAACTGGAGCGCGAGGCAATCTTCAAACGCGCCTGGCTCAATGTCGGCCGAGTCGAAGAACTCCCCCGGGTGGGTAGCTACTTCACCAAAGACATCGCGGCGGCCGGTACGTCGATCATCGTGGTCAAGGGCAAGGACCAGACGATCCGGGCTTTCCACAACATCTGTCGGCATCGCGGAAACAAATTGGTGTGGAACGATTTTCCCGACGAGGAAACCAAAGGGGCCTGCCGGCAGTTCACCTGCAAATACCACGGCTGGCGTTACGACCTCGACGGCGCGCTGACGTTCGTGCAGCAGGAGGCGGAGTTCTTCGACTTCGATCGCGCCGATTACGGTCTGCGTCCGGTGCACTGTGACGTTTGGAACGGCTTCATCTTCGTCAACTTCGACGATGAGCCACGGCAGACTCTGCGGGAGTTCCTCGGCCCGATGATCACTGGGCTGGACGGCTACCCGTTCGACAAGCTGACCGAGCGCTACGAGTGGGTCGCTGACAACAACAGCAACTGGAAGATCTTCGCTGACGCGTTCCAGGAGTACTACCACGTGCCGTCGCTGCACCCGCAGCAGGTTCCGCCCGAGGTGCGCGATCCCAACGCCGGCTTCGAATGCGCGCATTTCCAGATCGATGGGCCGCACCGCCTGGTGTCGACGGCCGGCACCCGCCGCTGGCTGCTGGCGCCGGAGTACATGTACCCGATCGAACGGGTAACGCGCAGTGGACTTGTCGGGCCGTGGCGCACCCCCGACATCGGCGAGCTGCCGGCAGGGCTCAACCCGGGTGGCATCGAGTCGTGGGGTATCAGCAACTTCCAGATCTTCCCGAACCTGGAGATCCTGATCTACGGCGGCTGGTATCTGCTGTACCGGTATTGGCCGACGTCACACAACACACACCGGTTCGAGGCCTACACCTATTTCTCTCCCGCCCGCAGCGTGCGAGAACGCATCGAGCACGAGGTCGCCGCGGTGGTGCTCAAAGAGTTCGCGCTGCAGGACGCCGGCATGCTGGGCGGTACCCAGGCCGCGCTGGAAACCGGCATCGTCGAGGAATTTCCGCTGAGCGACCAGGAGATCCTGGTTCGCCATCTGCACAAGGTGGTCTGCGACTGGGTGGCCGACTATCAGGCCGAACGCACACCGGTGGGGGCCAGCCATGGCTGA
- a CDS encoding TauD/TfdA dioxygenase family protein has protein sequence MSLLTVNKLTSSVGAEVNGLDPERLATDDALAQAVLEALEDNGVVVFPDLHLDPHAQVAFCGRLGEVDHSSDGHHPVPGIYPITLDPAKNSSATYLRATFDWHIDGCTPMGDECPQKATVLSAVQVAEQGGETEFASTYAAYDALSDDEKQRFASLKVVHSLEASQRRVTPDPTPEQLAQWRARPVHEHPLVWTHNDGRKSLVLGASADYVVGMDRDEGRALLAELLERATVPDKVYSHRWSVGDTVIWDNRGVLHRAAPYDPNSPREMLRTTVLGDEPIQ, from the coding sequence ATGAGTCTGCTTACCGTCAACAAACTCACCTCGTCGGTGGGCGCCGAAGTCAACGGTCTCGACCCCGAGCGGCTGGCCACCGACGACGCGCTCGCCCAAGCCGTCCTCGAGGCGCTGGAAGACAACGGCGTGGTGGTCTTCCCCGATCTGCACCTGGATCCTCACGCGCAGGTGGCGTTTTGCGGTCGGCTCGGCGAGGTCGACCACTCCTCCGACGGCCATCACCCGGTGCCGGGAATCTACCCGATCACGCTGGACCCGGCGAAGAACTCGTCGGCGACTTATCTGCGCGCGACCTTCGACTGGCATATCGACGGCTGCACCCCGATGGGCGACGAATGCCCGCAGAAGGCCACCGTGCTGTCGGCGGTGCAGGTCGCCGAGCAGGGCGGCGAAACCGAGTTCGCCAGCACGTACGCGGCCTACGACGCGTTGAGCGACGACGAGAAGCAGCGGTTCGCATCACTGAAAGTCGTTCACTCCCTGGAAGCTTCGCAGCGGCGCGTCACCCCCGATCCGACGCCCGAGCAGTTGGCGCAGTGGCGCGCGCGGCCTGTCCACGAACACCCGCTGGTGTGGACGCACAACGACGGCCGAAAGTCGCTGGTGCTGGGCGCCTCAGCCGACTATGTGGTGGGCATGGACCGCGACGAGGGCCGCGCGCTGCTGGCGGAGCTGCTTGAGCGCGCCACCGTGCCGGACAAGGTCTACAGCCACCGCTGGTCGGTCGGCGACACGGTGATCTGGGACAACCGCGGTGTGCTGCACCGGGCGGCGCCCTACGATCCGAATTCGCCGCGAGAGATGTTGCGCACCACGGTGCTCGGCGACGAGCCGATCCAGTAG
- a CDS encoding acetolactate synthase large subunit, with translation MNGAHALINTLVDGGVDVCFANPGTSEMHFVAALDSVPRMRGVLGLFEGVATGAADGYARIAGRPAAVLLHLGPGLANGLANLHNARRARVPMVVVVGDHATYHKKYDAPLESDIDALAGSVSGWVRRTGATADVVADTAEAIAKSRAGSQISTLILPADVSWSDGATTTVAAPRQPRPSTVDTDAVALAAKVLRSGEPAVILVGGDATRAPGLSAAARVAAGTGARWYCETFPAVLQRGAGVPAVDRLAYFAEAVAGQLEGARHLLLAGAASPVSFFAYPGKPSDLVPEGCQVHQLAGPAGAADALAVLADELAPGLPAPLAAPSLPTLPTGALTALSAADVVGALMPEDVIVVDESNTSGLLLAQATAGAPAHDWLTLTGGAIGYGIPAAVGAAIAAPDRRVLCLESDGSAMYTISGLWTQARENLDVTTVIYNNGAYDILRLELKRVGAESTPGPKARELLDLTRPAIDFVKLAEGMGVPARRVTTAEEFADALQASFAEPGPHLIEAVVPSMFG, from the coding sequence ATGAACGGCGCCCACGCCTTGATCAACACCCTGGTCGACGGCGGAGTCGACGTGTGCTTCGCCAATCCGGGCACTTCGGAAATGCACTTTGTGGCAGCGCTGGACAGCGTGCCGAGGATGCGTGGCGTGCTGGGCCTATTCGAGGGTGTGGCTACCGGTGCCGCCGACGGCTATGCCCGCATCGCCGGTCGGCCCGCCGCGGTGCTGCTGCACCTCGGGCCGGGGCTGGCCAACGGGTTGGCCAACCTGCACAACGCGCGTCGCGCCCGGGTACCAATGGTGGTGGTTGTCGGTGACCACGCCACTTATCACAAGAAATACGACGCCCCACTGGAATCCGACATCGACGCGTTGGCCGGCAGCGTGTCCGGCTGGGTACGGCGAACCGGTGCCACCGCCGACGTCGTGGCCGACACGGCGGAGGCGATCGCGAAAAGCCGAGCGGGGAGCCAGATCTCGACGTTGATCTTGCCGGCGGATGTTTCGTGGTCAGACGGGGCCACAACCACTGTGGCGGCGCCGAGGCAACCGCGCCCGTCCACCGTCGACACCGACGCTGTCGCGCTCGCCGCCAAGGTGCTGCGATCCGGAGAGCCCGCGGTGATCCTCGTCGGCGGTGACGCCACCCGCGCGCCCGGATTGAGCGCGGCCGCCCGTGTCGCCGCGGGTACCGGCGCCCGCTGGTACTGCGAAACCTTCCCCGCGGTGCTGCAGCGCGGCGCTGGCGTCCCCGCGGTCGATCGCCTCGCCTACTTCGCCGAAGCCGTCGCCGGCCAGTTGGAGGGTGCCAGACACTTGCTGCTCGCCGGGGCCGCATCACCGGTGTCGTTCTTCGCTTACCCGGGAAAGCCCAGCGATCTGGTGCCGGAGGGTTGCCAGGTCCACCAGCTCGCCGGCCCCGCCGGCGCCGCCGATGCGTTGGCTGTCTTGGCCGACGAGCTGGCGCCGGGTCTACCGGCACCGCTGGCTGCGCCGTCGCTTCCGACACTGCCGACCGGTGCCCTGACCGCCTTGTCGGCCGCCGACGTGGTCGGCGCGCTGATGCCCGAAGACGTGATCGTCGTCGACGAGTCCAACACCTCCGGTCTGCTGTTGGCGCAGGCCACCGCTGGCGCGCCGGCGCACGACTGGCTGACGCTGACGGGCGGCGCGATCGGCTATGGCATCCCCGCCGCGGTGGGCGCAGCGATTGCCGCCCCGGATCGCCGGGTGCTGTGCCTGGAATCGGACGGCTCGGCGATGTACACGATTTCGGGGTTGTGGACGCAGGCGCGGGAGAACCTCGACGTCACCACCGTGATCTACAACAACGGCGCCTACGACATCCTGCGGCTGGAGCTAAAGCGCGTCGGCGCCGAAAGCACACCCGGCCCCAAGGCACGCGAACTGCTCGACTTGACCCGTCCCGCAATCGATTTCGTCAAGCTAGCCGAGGGAATGGGCGTCCCGGCGCGCCGCGTTACCACTGCCGAGGAATTCGCCGACGCGCTACAAGCCAGCTTCGCAGAGCCCGGCCCGCATCTAATCGAGGCAGTGGTCCCCTCGATGTTCGGCTAA
- a CDS encoding amidohydrolase family protein, with protein MTIDVWMQHPTLRFLGSDMLASLRRWTGGAIPDAEVPIQATIASMDAGGVDLGLLSAWRGPNGHDLISNDEVANWVRLHPNRFAGLTTVDLDRPMDAVRELRRRVRDDGFVGLRVVPWLWNAPPTDRRYYPLLAECVQLGVPFCTQVGHTGPLRPSETGRPIPYIDQVALDFPELVIVCGHVGYPWTEEMVAVARKHENVYIDTSAYTTKRLPDELVRFMKTGTGQRKVLFGTNYPMIAHAHALDGLDELGLDDEARRQYLHRNAERVFKLSVKEPR; from the coding sequence ATGACCATCGACGTGTGGATGCAGCACCCGACTCTGCGGTTCTTGGGCAGCGACATGCTCGCCTCGCTTCGGCGCTGGACGGGCGGCGCGATACCCGATGCTGAGGTCCCGATCCAGGCCACCATCGCCTCCATGGATGCGGGGGGAGTGGATCTCGGTCTGCTGTCGGCGTGGCGTGGCCCCAACGGCCACGACCTGATCAGCAACGACGAGGTCGCCAACTGGGTCAGGTTGCACCCCAACAGGTTTGCGGGCCTGACCACTGTCGACTTGGATCGCCCGATGGATGCGGTGCGCGAATTGCGCCGACGAGTGCGCGACGACGGGTTCGTCGGCCTGCGGGTGGTGCCTTGGCTGTGGAACGCGCCGCCCACGGATCGTCGCTACTATCCGTTGCTCGCCGAATGCGTGCAGTTGGGTGTGCCGTTCTGCACCCAGGTCGGCCACACCGGCCCGCTGCGGCCCTCGGAGACCGGGCGGCCCATTCCCTATATCGACCAGGTCGCCCTCGACTTTCCCGAGCTTGTCATTGTGTGCGGTCACGTCGGCTATCCGTGGACCGAAGAAATGGTCGCCGTCGCCCGCAAGCACGAGAACGTCTACATCGACACCTCGGCCTACACCACCAAACGGCTGCCCGACGAACTCGTCCGGTTCATGAAAACCGGGACCGGACAACGGAAAGTGTTGTTCGGCACCAACTATCCGATGATTGCGCACGCGCATGCCTTGGACGGGCTCGACGAACTCGGGCTCGACGACGAAGCCCGCCGCCAGTATCTGCACCGCAATGCCGAACGCGTCTTCAAGCTTTCGGTGAAGGAGCCCCGATGA
- a CDS encoding acyl-CoA synthetase: MSTPDLSGNVTRSNLGAVALNIADLAEHAIDAVPDRVALICGDDQLTYAQLEDKANRLAHYLIDQGVKKDDKVGLYCRNRNEIVIAMLGIVKAGAILVNVNFRYVESELRYLFDNSDMVALVHERQYADRVANVLPETPNVKTVLVVEDGSDKDYQRYGGVEFYTALEQGSPERDFGPRSADDIYLLYTGGTTGFPKGVMWRHEDIYRVLLGGTDFATGEYVKDEYDLAKQAIAGPPMVRFPIPPMIHGATQSATWMALFSGGTIVLAPEFDAEEVWRTIHKHKVNLLFFTGDAMARPLLDALSKDNDYDLSSLYLLASTAALFSPSIKEKLLELLPNRVITDSIGSSETGFGGISVVAKGEAHTGGPRVTIDKWTVVLDEDGNEVKPGSGVRGVIAKRGHVPVGYYRDPEKSAATFKEINGVRYAIPGDYATVEEDGTVTLLGRGSQSINSGGEKIYPEEVEAALKGHPDVFDALVVGVPDERYGQCVAAVVQPRPGNRPTLAELDQFVRSEIAGYKVPRKLWYFDEIKRSPAGKPDYRWAKEQTEARPADEVHANHVSA; the protein is encoded by the coding sequence ATGTCGACCCCAGACTTGTCAGGAAATGTAACACGTTCTAATTTGGGGGCCGTGGCCCTGAATATCGCCGACCTCGCCGAGCACGCCATCGACGCCGTGCCTGACCGCGTCGCCCTGATTTGCGGCGACGACCAGCTGACCTACGCGCAGCTGGAGGACAAGGCCAACCGTCTGGCCCACTACCTGATCGACCAGGGTGTCAAGAAAGACGACAAGGTCGGCTTGTACTGCCGAAACCGCAACGAGATCGTGATCGCGATGCTGGGCATCGTGAAGGCGGGCGCGATCCTCGTCAACGTCAACTTCCGCTATGTCGAGAGCGAACTGCGCTACCTGTTCGACAACTCCGACATGGTGGCGCTGGTGCATGAGCGTCAGTACGCCGACCGTGTCGCCAACGTGCTGCCGGAGACTCCGAACGTCAAGACGGTACTGGTCGTCGAGGACGGCAGTGACAAGGACTACCAGCGCTACGGCGGCGTCGAGTTCTACACCGCGCTCGAGCAGGGCTCACCCGAGCGCGATTTTGGCCCCCGCAGCGCGGACGACATCTACCTGCTCTACACCGGCGGCACCACCGGCTTCCCCAAGGGCGTGATGTGGCGCCACGAAGACATCTACCGGGTGCTGCTCGGCGGAACCGACTTCGCCACCGGCGAATACGTCAAGGACGAATACGACCTGGCCAAGCAGGCCATCGCCGGGCCGCCCATGGTGCGGTTCCCGATCCCGCCGATGATCCACGGCGCAACGCAGTCCGCTACCTGGATGGCGCTGTTCTCCGGCGGAACCATCGTCCTCGCACCGGAATTCGACGCCGAAGAAGTCTGGCGGACAATTCACAAGCACAAGGTCAACCTGCTGTTCTTCACCGGCGATGCGATGGCGCGACCGCTGCTCGACGCTTTGAGCAAGGACAACGACTACGACCTGTCCTCGCTGTATCTGCTCGCCAGCACCGCGGCGCTGTTCTCGCCGAGCATTAAGGAGAAACTGCTCGAGCTGCTGCCCAATCGGGTTATCACCGACTCTATCGGCTCCTCGGAAACCGGCTTCGGCGGGATCAGTGTCGTCGCCAAAGGCGAGGCACACACCGGCGGGCCGCGGGTCACGATCGACAAGTGGACCGTGGTGCTCGACGAGGACGGCAACGAGGTCAAGCCAGGGTCCGGTGTGCGGGGCGTCATCGCGAAGCGCGGTCATGTCCCGGTCGGCTACTACAGGGACCCAGAGAAGTCCGCGGCGACGTTCAAGGAGATCAACGGCGTGCGCTACGCGATCCCCGGCGACTATGCGACCGTCGAGGAAGACGGCACGGTGACCCTGTTGGGCCGCGGCTCGCAGTCCATCAACAGCGGTGGGGAGAAGATCTATCCCGAAGAAGTCGAGGCCGCTCTGAAAGGCCACCCCGACGTGTTCGACGCCCTGGTGGTCGGCGTGCCTGACGAGCGCTACGGCCAATGTGTGGCCGCCGTCGTGCAACCACGACCCGGGAACCGCCCGACCTTGGCCGAACTGGACCAGTTCGTGCGCAGCGAGATCGCGGGATACAAAGTGCCGCGCAAGCTTTGGTACTTCGATGAGATCAAGCGATCACCGGCGGGCAAACCGGACTACCGCTGGGCCAAGGAGCAGACCGAAGCCCGGCCCGCCGACGAGGTGCATGCCAACCACGTAAGTGCCTGA
- a CDS encoding crotonase/enoyl-CoA hydratase family protein encodes MSEPEKQPDALVEQRGHTLVVTLNRPEARNALSTEMMQIMVEAWDRVDNDPDIRCCILTGAGGYFCAGMDLKAATARPPGDSFKDGSYDPSRIDALLKGRRLNKPLIAAVEGPAIAGGTEILQGTDIRVAGESAKFGISEAKWSLYPMGGSAVRLVRQIPYTVACDLLLTGRHITATEAKEIGLIGYVVPDGQALTKALEIAEVISNNGPLAVQAILRSIRDTEGLPENKAFKIDTQLGIKVFLSDDAKEGPLAFKEKRTPQFKGR; translated from the coding sequence GTGAGCGAGCCTGAAAAACAACCCGACGCCCTCGTTGAGCAGCGCGGACACACCCTCGTCGTCACGCTGAACCGGCCCGAGGCTCGCAACGCGCTGAGCACCGAAATGATGCAAATCATGGTCGAGGCGTGGGACCGCGTCGACAACGATCCCGACATCCGCTGCTGCATCCTGACCGGCGCCGGCGGCTACTTCTGCGCGGGCATGGACCTCAAAGCCGCGACCGCCAGGCCACCGGGCGACTCGTTCAAGGACGGCAGCTACGACCCGTCGCGCATCGACGCGCTGCTCAAGGGCCGTCGGCTGAACAAACCGCTGATCGCCGCGGTCGAGGGCCCGGCCATCGCCGGCGGGACTGAGATCCTGCAAGGCACCGACATCCGGGTCGCCGGTGAGAGCGCCAAGTTCGGCATCTCCGAGGCCAAGTGGAGCCTGTATCCAATGGGCGGCTCGGCGGTGCGCCTGGTGCGGCAGATCCCCTACACCGTGGCCTGCGACCTGCTGCTGACCGGCCGGCACATCACAGCCACCGAGGCCAAGGAGATTGGGCTGATCGGCTATGTGGTGCCCGACGGGCAGGCGCTGACCAAGGCGCTGGAGATCGCGGAGGTCATCTCGAACAACGGTCCGCTGGCCGTGCAGGCGATCCTGCGGTCCATCCGGGATACCGAAGGCCTGCCAGAAAACAAGGCGTTCAAGATCGACACCCAGCTCGGGATCAAGGTGTTCCTGTCCGACGACGCCAAGGAAGGCCCCTTGGCGTTCAAGGAGAAACGCACCCCGCAGTTCAAAGGTCGCTGA